The following DNA comes from Cystobacter fuscus DSM 2262.
CTGGCCGCGCCACAGCTTGAACACGTTGCGCGCGCCCTCCAGCGCTCCCACGCCATAGACGCGCACGGACAGGCGGTGGGGCACGGCCTGGGCGAAGGGGAAGGCCTTGAAGCCGAAGCCGAACTCGGGCGTGGTGGCCGCCCCGCACACTCCGATGGGCCCGTCGTAGAGCAGCGCGCCCGTCTCCCCGCCCGGCATGGGGATGACCCGGCCCTGCGCGTCCACGGTGAGCGCGGGCGCCCCCAGGTTGAAGACCTTCGCCCGCAGGTCCGCATTGCCCAGCAGGTGCCGGGGAATGGTGCGGGTGGCCAGGGCGCCCAGGTAGCCGCGCAGGCCCGCGTTCGCCTCGCGCAGGGGCCCGGCCGGGAACCTCGCCAGGTTGTCCTTGAAGTCCTGCAGGGCCTCCGCGTCCCACCCCGTCCCGGCGAAGGGCGCCACCCGGCCCTCCAGCCCCACGAGCGAGAAGGGACGCAGCGGCGGCAGGCGCTCGCCACACCGGGCGAGCTGACGCAGGGCGACTGAAGCACTCGGCGCCCCGGTGACGCGCGCCCACGCATTGCCCGTGCCCAGCGGCAGCACGCCAATGGCCGGCAGCGCCAGCCCCTGCGCGCGCATCTCGTTGATGAGCCCGGTGATGGTGCCGTCCCCTCCTCCGGCCAGCAGCAACGTGGGGGGATCCTGCCGCAGGGTGCCGCTGATCCACGACCGCGCGTCCTCGAGGGAGCGGGTGAGCGCCAGACGGGCACGGGGGAAGAGACGCCGCACCAGACCGCCGACCTTCTCGGAGCCGCGGCGTGCGCGCAGGTTGACCATCACGGCGAGATTCATGGCGGCCCTACTTTTCGCTGATCCATGTCATGGAGTTGTCACGGAGAGCGCGTCCATCCGACATCCGGGGGAAGATGGCCACGCCGTCCCACCGGGCAGGGTATGGCCCAAGGCCTCCCCGCCGGGCAAGCAGGATGGCGTCCGGGTCGTTCCACCGCCCCGGATGCGCCGTCCATGCTCGGGACGGCGGCTCGGGCAGACGTGCGCTGGGCCCCCCGTCCCCGAGCGGAGGACACCGTGATGGGTAGGCCGCGTGGGACCCGTCCAAGGTCGCGAAATGACAGCGGTTGGGGGCGGAACCGGGCGGGTTGTGGGCGGGGCCCGGCGGCTGCTATCTGGGCGCCTCGGTTCCCGGTCCGCTCCGGAACGGGCCCTGCAACCGCGCGCCCCACCATGACCTTTTCTTCCAGATTCAACCCGGTGGCGGTGGTGCTCGCCCTCGCGCTCGGTGGCATGACGCAGGCAGCGCCCCGCCGGGCGGTCCTCGCCAGCGGCGATTGCAAGGACGCCGCGCTCAGCAGCCAGACCAAGGCCCTCCACGACACCCTGTCGGCCCGCGCGGGCGAGAACGTGCTGACGCCCGCGGACTTCGCCGAGCGCCTGTTCCCCCCACCCTCCGGAAGCCTCGCGGACATCCAGCGCCAGTTCGAGGCCGCCCGGGGCCAGTTCTACGAGGCGCGCTATACCCGGGCCACGCAGGCCCTGGGCGAGGTGCTCGAGCAGGTGGTCCGGCTCCCGGTGGGGGAGACGCGCTGGAAGCTGTTCGTCGACACCTGGCTGTTGCAGGGCATGACGTTGCGCGCGCTCGGCCGGATGAAGGAGAGCGACGACGCCTTCCTCAACGTGTTGCGGCTGGATGCGCAGTACCAGCTCGATCCCGACGACTACACGCCCTCCACCCGGCAGCTCTTCGACAAGTTGCGCCGCGAGCTCGCCCGGACGCGCAAGGTGCGGCTCTCGGTGACGTCCACCCTGCTCTCCTCCGAGGTGTTCCTCGATGGCCGGAGCGTGGGGCAGACTCCGCTGACGCTGGAGGTGCCGCCCGGCACCTATGCGCTCACACTCAAGAAGGCAGACGCCGTGAGCTTTCCGCGTCAGCTCTCCGTCCAGGGAGAGGAGACGCTGGTGCAAGTGGATCTCGCCTACGAGGGCGCCGTGTCGGCCACGCCCTTTCCCTGCCTCGCCACTCCCGAGGAGGGCGAGCAGGGCCTGTCGCACGCGGTACGGCTGGGTGGAACGCTGGGCGTGGAGGAAGTCATCGTGGTGCGCCTGGAGGGAGCGAGCAGCGGGCCCAAGTGGCTCGCCGCCACCGTGCTCAACGTGGAAGGCGCGCAGAAGCTGCGCGAGGGGGGTTTCAAGACACGTGGGCTCGATGCCCCGGTCGAGTCGCTCTCCGCGCTGGTGGACTTCATCACCACCGGCAAGGAGCAGCCCAGCGTCGTGGTCGCCCAGCCCAATCTCCAGCCGCCCTGGGAGGCTCCGCTCCCCTCCGCCGTGAGTGCCACGAGGCCCGAGCCCTCCGGCCCGAGCGCCACGCGCGTGGTGTCGTACGTGACGCTGGGCGTGGGGGTGGCGGCCCTGGCGGCGGCGGGAGGAGTGCGCCTGTCCGCGGAGCAGGAGTGGGCGGAGCTGCAACGTGGCCATCTCAATGAGAACGGCCGTGTGGAGGCCGATGACGACACGGGCCGGCGGCTCGTGGGTCAGCTCTCGCGCAAGGGCCAGGTGCTGACGGGGCTGCTCATCGGCTCGGGGGCGGCGCTCGCCACGGGCGCGGTGCTCTTCCTCGTGTCGCCCTCGCCCCGCGCTCCTCCCGCGGTGTCGGTGGACGTCACGGCGGGCCCGGGCGGAGCGGGCGCCTCGCTGTCGGGGACGTTCTGACGGCGGGCTTCGAGTACGGTGCCGGGCCATGAACCTCCTGCTGGCCCTGCTCCTGGCCGCGAGCCCCGCCGCCGCTCCAGGCCCCCGTACCTTCCGCGTCGACTACTTCCATACCGGCAACGCCACCGAGGAGCGCTTCAGCCTCGATCGGCTCGTGGTGGAGCCCCTGCCCTGGCCCGGCAACCCCTCGCGCGCCATCGACGAGAGCAACCTCGGCAAGTACCTCTTCGAGGTGAGGGACCGGGACACCAACCGCCTGCTCTACTCGCGCGGCTTCGCCTCCATCTACGGCGAGTGGGAGACGACGCCCGAGGCGCGCGAGGTGAACCGCACCTTCCACGAGTCGCTGCGCTTCGCCGCGCCGGACAAGCCCGTGCAGGTGCTGCTCAAGAAGCGGGCGAAGGACAACTCCTTCCGCGAGGTGTGGAGCCTGACGGTGGACCCCGAGGATCCCTTCGTCGACCCCGCCCCGCCCGCCACGCCCGGCGCGCTGCTCAAGCTCGTGGAGGGAGGCGCGCCCGCGGACAAGGTGGACGTGCTCATCCTGGGGGATGGCTACACGGAGAAGGAGCGCCCCAAGTTCGAGAAGGACGCGCGGCGGCTCGTGGACATCCTCTTCACGTTCTCGCCCTTCAAGGAGCGCAAGCGCGACTTCAACGTCTGGGGGCTGATGCCGGCCGCGCGGCAGTCCGGCATCTCCCGGCCCTCCACGGGCATCCACCGGGACCCGCCCGTGGGCTCCACCTATGACGCCTTCGGCAGCGAGCGCTACGTGCTCACCTTCGAGAACCGGCGCTTCCGGGACATCGCCGCGTTCGCCCCGTACGAGTTCGTGGAGATCCTCGTCAACGGCAACACCTACGGCGGGGGAGGCATCTTCGGCCTCTACAGCACCGTGGCCGCCGACAGCCTCTGGTCCCCCTACGTCTTCGTGCACGAGTTCGGCCACCACTTCGCGGGGCTCGCGGACGAGTACTACACCTCCGAGAGCGCCTATGCGCCGAGCGAGGAGCGCGTGGAGCCGTGGGAGAAGAACGTCACGGCGTTGAAGGACCCGGCGCGCCTCAAGTGGAAGGCGTGGGTGACGCCCGGCACGCCGCTGCCCACGCCCTGGGCCAAGGACGAGTACGAGGCGCACGCGCGCGAGGTGCAGGAGCAGCGCCGCCGCATCCGCGCCGAGCGCCGTCCCGAGTCGGACATGGACGCGCTCTTCACCCGCCAGCGCGATTGGGAGGAGGCCTTCTTCCGCGCCCAGCCCGCCGCGAAGCAGACGGGCGCCTTCGAGGGGGCCATGTACGAGGCCCGGGGCTATTACCGGCCCCAGCTGGACTGCGTGATGTTCACCCGCGACCGGGTGCCCTTCTGCTCCGTGTGCCAGCACGCCCTGTCCGAGGTCATCGACCTGTACGCCGGCCCCCCGGGCAAGGTCCCCGCCTCACCGAAGTAGCCTGGCCGCCTGGTCCGGGAGCGGGGACTCGGGCCCGGGCCATCACTCCGCGCGGACCCGGGTGCCATTCCGACGCGACGTCTCCAACCTGACACGAAAGGAGGCGGACACCCATGATGCATACCCAGCAGACGGAGTCCTGGTCTGGTGAGGGCGTTGGAACGAGCGCGGAGTCCTTCCTCGCGCGAATCAACCGCGAGGTCCCCGAGTACCCTCCGACCGATGCGGCCGAGGCCGTCATCTGCGCGCTGTGCGAGCGGCTCCCCGGTGGGCTGGTGCAGGAGATGAAGGAGCAGCTCCCCGAGAGCCTGCGTGAGCTCTTCCAACATTGTTGGAAGGAGCGGAGCGCGAACGCGCGCAAGTTCGACAAGGATGACTTCTATCTGGATGTCGCCGAGCACCTGCAGGTCGACGCCGAGCAGGTCCGGCTCGTGCTGCACGTGGTCTTCGCGTCCATCCACTCGCAAATCACCGAGCGGCTGGCGCAGCGGATTGCCCGGGAGATGCCGCCCAACGTGAGCGGGACGTGGGACGCGGCGCGCCGCGCCGCCGATCTGCCCCGCTGAGGCACTGGGGAGGCAGGGGGCCCCGGGGACGCGTGTCTCCGGGGCCTCTTCGCGTTCGCGTGGGGAGCGCGGACTACTTCTCGATGGCGTAGATGAGCGTCACCGTCGCCTGCACCGTCTGCTCCTGCGGCTGGATGGGCGTCGCCACGTCCGCGCTCTCGGCGGTGGCCATCGCGAAGCGCGCCAGGGGCATGGGGCGGATGGGCTCGGTGATGGTGCTCGCGTCCAGCACGGGCCCCAGCTTCACGCCCAGCGCCGTCGCCAGCACCTGCGCCGACTGCCGCGCCCGCGCCACCGCGTCACGCAGCGCCCCATCCCGGCCCGTCTCCGGCTTGCTCAGACCGAAGCGCACCGAGTCCACCCGGTTGGCGCCCGCCTTGAGCGCCGTGTCCAGCAGCGGCCCCACCTTCGTCAGGTCGCGCACGTGCACCTGCACCGTGTTGTTCACCAGGTAGCCGCGCGGCTTGGGCGTCTCCGCCCCGTGCACCGGGGGCTCGTACTCCATGGCCACCGAGTAGTTGCGCGTCTCCAGGTCCTTGCGCGCCACGCCCGCCTGCACGAGCGCGGCGATCACCTTGTCCATCTTCTTCGCGTTCGCATCGGCCGCGGCCTGGGCCGAGGAGGCCCGGGTCTCCACCGCCAGGTCGATGAAGGCCTCGTCCGGGGACACCTTCACCTCGCCCTGGCCCTCCACGCGGATGGTGCGCTCCTGCGTCGCCGTCACCGGCACCACGGCGGGCGGCCGGGGTTGGGCCAGGGCACCTTGCAGCGGGAGACCCAGCAGCAGGGCGGACAACAGCACGGCACGGGGCGACAGCATGGCGGAGACTCCTCGTTCAACGGGTGGGTACGTCACGTCGGAGGCCAACCTACCCTCGAAATGAAGGCGGGCCTCGAAGAGAAGACGCAGCACCCCGGTCCGTCATTCATCGCCACCCGCGCCGAGCGGGCGCCGGGCACGCCTCACGCCGCCTGGCCGGGCTCCATCGTGCGCGCCTTGACCACCCACTCGCGCACCTGCTCGCGCAACTGCTGCGAGTCGAAGGGCTTGTCCACCCGTGCGTTCTTCACCTGATCCATGAAGGCGCGCGCCGCGGGTGTGAAGGCCCCACCGGTGACGAACACCATCCGGCGAGCCACGCCTGGCGCCTTCACGGACAGCTCCGCGTGCAGCTCCATGCCCGTCAGGTCCGGCATCATCAGGTCGCACAGCACGACGTCCACCTCGGCTCCCTTGGGACCCGACAGCAACTCCAGGGCCTGACGTGAGCTCGTCACCACCTCCACGTCATGCTCGCGTGCCAGCGTCCGGCGCAGCGCCGAACTCACCATCACATCATCGTCCACGATCATTACCCGGCCACGCACGCGTGCACCCTCCTGCTCTCGTTGCATCGGACGCACTCCCAACTGGATTCGGGCGCCGCCACGCGTCCCAGTCTCACACGAAACCCATCCGCCGTGCCCAGACCGCGCCCGCGGCCCGCCTACCTACTCTCCAAGCAGGCGATAATTCCAGTCGGCGACATCTTTCATGCGCCTCCACCAGCCTATACCCACCACGCCCCGCCAACGAAAAGGCCCGGAGTGAAGAGCCTTTCTCATTACATCCGCGTACCTCGCGAGAAGATGCGGCGCAACAGGGCCTCACCCTCGGAGCGGGGAGGCGCCGAGGAGACGAACGACGGCAACGCCCAGGGGGCGGCGAGGCCCGGAGGCAGCTCGCCCCGAGAGGAATGGGTGGGGAGCGTCGGGCCGAACAAAGGGGAAGAACACGAGCCGGTTAGTTCGGGCATGAAGTCCTCCAGCAAGGAGCCACCCGGACGCAGTATCGCCCGCCCGTCTGACACTCAGGGAAAGCGCGCCACGAACGCCCCCAGCCTCGCCCCCGCCTCCCGCGTCGAGGGATCCATCCCCTTGGGTCCCGAGGCGGGCAGCCGCAGCGCCAGCTCCACCAGCGCGGGCCGCATCTCCTCCCAGGCGGCGGCCGCCTCCGCCTCGCTCGAGAAGTAGCGGCGGTGCACCAGCCAGCCCGTCACCCCACACGTCAGCGCGTGGAACGAGCGCGACGCATCCTCCTCCAGGGTGAGCCGCAACCCCGCGGGGTGCTCCTCGTCACGGACGATGATTCCCCCCTCGCCCCCCGTCAGCCCCAACGTGCGGCCCCCCTCGGTGGGCCTCCAACCCGGCTCCTCGCTCATCGCCTCGTGCACCTCCCGCTCGGAGTCCACCCTCCCCCACCCAGGCCCCTCACGGCAACCGGGCACGGTCCGCGCCCAGGTGGCATTTCTTGTACTTCACCCCGCTGCCACACCAGCAGGGCTCGTTGCGCCCGGGCCGCGACGACTGCCGCTCGTGCGTGCTCGCGCGCCAGCGATCGATCAGCTCGTTCCACTCCTCGCGCAGGCGCCGCGCGGCCTCGAGCTTCATCTGCTGCGAGCGCGTCAGCGCTCCCCCCAGCTCCTGGATGGCGAACCCCAGCTCGAGCACCGTCTGCTGGGCGAACACATCCGCCACGTCGTCCTCCAGCTCGTACGCGTCCAGCGCCCGGCTCAGCAACTCGACGGCCCGCGCATCGCCATAGGCCGACAGGTTGACCGACCCCTGGAAGGGCTCCTCCTCGAGCAGCGCCAGCAACGCCGTGTAGATGCGCTCGTCCCGCGCGCCGCAATGCGACAGCACCTGGAGCAGCTCGAAGCGAGCCTCCCCCTCTCCAATGTCCTCCAGCACCTCCAGCGTGGCGGGCGCCACCGCCGGCCCCCAGTCCTTCAGTCCCGCGATGAGCAGCTCGTACAGCTCCGTCCCGGGCTCGGCGCGCGTGAGCCACCGCACCAGGGGAACCAGGGCCTCGGTGGCCCGGAGCCGCAAGAGCCGCCGCGCCGCGGAGACGAGCGCCTCATAGCTGGACCCCTCCTCCAGGACCCGCACGAGCGACTCCACGCGCTCGCCGGGCCGCTCCCACTCACCGCTCCCCATGGGGCCACCCTCCGCGAAACACCCGGTGCATCTCGTCCACGAGCAGGCGATCCCCCGACACCTCGAACTGCTCGCCCAAGCCCCCGAGCAACTCCCACGCCCCCTCCCACCACCCGGCCAGCTCCCCGGCGCCCACCAGACCCAGCCCATGAAGGAACTCGCCCCACGGACGCAGCGCGAGCGCCGTGGCGGCATGCACATGCGGATGCAGCGCACGCGCCTCGGCCTCACCTCGCACCCACTGCTCCACATCCCCCAGCAGCGGCAGGAGCACGTGCGGCGCGCCCGACCCCGCGCCGCCCTCTCCGAACGGCCCGGGCAGCAGGTGGAAGAGTTCCGGGAAGACGAGCTGCGTGCGGCCCCACGGCCAGCCCTGGCGCAACCGCAGCTCCGGCTCGAAGGCCATCACCAGCACCCGCTGCGCGTCGAAGAACCGCTCCGGCGGCAGCGCGAGCACCTCGCGCCTCGAACGCCGCCGCCACGCCGCCCGGCCCGTGCGCAACCCCAACGCCTCCGCGGCCCAATGCGGCACCGCCCGGTCGAACGGCGACAACACCTCCGCCATCCGCTCCCAGGACGTCTCCGGCGCCCGCAGCAGCTCCGCGTCCATGCAGCCGAGCACCGCTCGCACCACGTAGTCCACCCGCGTCCACTCCGCGAGCGACTCGTCCTCGCGCACCCGCGGCCAGGCCTCCAAGAGGCCCGCGCGCGCCTCCTCCACCCGGCCCCGGTAGAGACACCACTCGGCCAGCCGCATCACCAGCGCGCAGTCCCCCGTGCGCCGCGCCAGCGACACGAGCGCGCCCTTCACGTCCCGGCCCGGCAACCGCAACGCCAGCTCCACCCGCCAGGTGGCCACCGCGGGCTCCGCCTCGTGCACCCGCGCGGCCCGCTCCTTCCACACGTCCAATACCGACTCGAACTCCGCGTACCGGCCGGCCTCCTCCAGCGCCTGCTCCAGCCGGCTGCCCACCTCGAAGGCATCCTCCTCGTCGAAGCCCGGACAGCTCGCCGCCTCCCGCGCCAGCCGCAGCTTCTCGTCCACGGTGGCCTCGTCCCACCGCGCGTAGAAGCTCAGCGGCAGTCCCGCCGCCTCCCCCTCCTCGGGCCGCGCCCGCCACGCGCGCTCCTGCCGCTCATCGTTCGCCATGCCCGCGTCACTCTAGACATGACTGGAGAAGTCAGCACGAAAAGATGACCTGAAATGTCATCCCCCGGGCACGGCCGCGCGCGGGACGTCACCAGGTCCAGCGCAGCGCCCGGGCCGTGGCGGGCCCCACCGCCACCTCCTCCAGGGACTCCGGCAGCCGCCCCCGCGCCTCGCCGAGCGGCACCTCGCCCACCATCACCTCGGCGGCCGGCTGGGGATAGAGCGGCTCGCGCCCGGGCTCCACCAACCCCTCGGGCACGCGCGCGTGGCCCTCGGCGTCGTAGGCGTCCGCCGCGCCCAGGCAGTGGAAGAACTCGTGCGCCACCGCCGTCAGCTCCAGGGTGAGCCCGGTGTCGCCGCGCACGCCCCGCACCAGCCCCATCGTCCCTCCCGCCTCGGCCATGCCCTCCACGAGCCGGGGCCCGCCCTCCTGCGCGTCCTCCAACACCACGTAGATGCGCGCGTCCCACGGGCGCGAGGACACCCCGGCCTCCTCGTCCACCGCCGCCAGCGCCGTCGACCAGCGGTGCGCCTGGCGCAGCCGCGCCCACCAGCCCGTGTCCTCGGGGGGCTCGAAGCGGAAGTCCCCTCCGCTCACCGGACCCGCCAGGACGAAGCGCACCGGCCGCCCGAGCTCCACGCGGTAGCGGCCCGCCTCGCGCGCGGCCCAGTCCCCGAGCCGCTCCACGCCCTTCTCCCAGGCCCCCCGCACCTCGGGCGTCACCTCGCCCCGGGCCAGCAACACCACGGCCACCTCCAGCGGACGCTCCCAGGTGAGGCGCCTGTCCCGCGAGCGCTGGCGTGACACGCCCCAAAGTACCAGCCCCACCAGCACCCCGAGCAGCACGCTCACGCGCAGCCACTTCGCCCGGGTGCGCCGCACCCGCCGCGCCGCGCACCCCGCGCACAACGCCCGTCCCTCCGCCCCCTGGCACAGCACGCACACCAGGGCGCGGCACTCCTCGCACGGCCGCTCCGCGGACAGCACGGGGTGGCGCCCACACACCGCGCTCGCCCGCCCCACCACCGGCACCGCCGCGCACGTCACGCCCTGCCGCCGCAGCGCCTCCACCAGCCGCCCCGCCTCGGCCTCGTCCAAGTCCCTCGGCAACACCCGCGGCTCGGCCAGCAGCCGGCGCGCCTCCTCCAGGGGAAGCTGGAACGCGCGCGCCACCACCATCGCCGCGCCTCGAGAACCGGACGCCTCCACCTGGACACGAAAAGCGCTCACCGGGGCCTCAGCTCCTCGGGGACATGCGCGCGAGCGCGACCACCAGGGCGCACATGGCCGAGGGCGTGAGCGTCTGGACCGCCGCCCCGAGCGCCCTCGCCGCGCCGGGCATGCCGTCCACCACACAGCTCGCCCCGTCCTGCGCCACCGTCAGCGCCCCCGCCTGGCGCATCGCCAGCAGGCCCTCGGCGCCGTCCACCCCCATGCCCGTGAGCAGCAACCCCACCGCCCGGTCTCCATAGAAGCTCGCCACGCTCTCCAGGAGCACGTTCACCGAGGGGATCGCCACCCCCCGGGCCGGCTGCGTCCGCAGCTTCCCCGCCCGCACCACCATGTCCCGGTCCGCCGGGGACACGTACACCGAGCCCGGCTCCAGCCACTCGCCGCCCCGCGCCACCACCGCGCGGTGCCCCGTGCCCGACAGCCACTGGGCGAAGCCCGGCTCGAAGCCCTGGACGATGTGCTGGGAGATCAGCACCGGGAAGGGCGCCGGGGCCGGCAACATGCGCAACAGCTCGTACACGAGCGGCGGCGCGCCCGTGGAGCCCCCAATCGCCAGCAGCGAGCAGGGACGGGGTGCCACCACCGGCGTGGCCACCGACGGCGTGCGCACCACCGGCAGGCGCCGCGACAGCCTCCCCCGTCCCACCACCCGCGCGTGCGCCATCGTGCGCACCGTGCGCAACAGCCGCTCGCGAAAGGCCTGCACCTCCTCCGGCCCGCTCAGCATCGGCTTGGCCAACACGTCCACCGCCCCCGCGCTCAGCGACTCGAAGGTCCGGTCCCTTCCGCGCGTGTCCAACTGCCCGCTGAGCACCACGATGGGACAGGGCGCCGTGGCCATGATGGCGGCGATGGCCTCCTCGCCGCCCATGCCTCCGGGCAGCACCAGGTCCATCAACACCAGCTGCGGCTTCCAGCGCTGCACCGCCGCCACCGCGTCGCGGCCATTGTCCACGGGCGGCAACAGCTCGAGGTCCGGCTCCCGGCGAAGGAGCTGCTCGAGGAAGGCGACGACGGAGCGCGAATCCTCAACCAACAGCAGCTTCAACGCGGTGCTCTCCCGTGTTCGTCAGCTTCCGCACGAGCCCCAGGAACGAGGCCTGCTCGAATTCACCTTTTACCACGTATGCGTCCACACCCACGTCCCGCGCCCGACGCCGTTCCTCGGGGCCGCCCTGGGAGGTTATCAGGAGCACGGGCGTCCGGGGCCGTTCCGAGCGCCGCACGAAGCGGCACAGCCCCATCCCGTCCAGGCGTGGCATCTCCAGGTCCGTCACCACCAGGCCGAACTCCTGCCGGCGCCACGCCTCGATGGCCGCCAGGCCGTCGTGCGCCACCACCACGGGGAAGCCGGCGGCTCTTAACACGTTGCGCAACAACGTCCGCAGGGTGGGAGAGTCATCCACCACCAGCACCGCGCATGGCTCGGGCACCGCGCGCGGCACCAGGCAAGCAGAGGCGCTCCCCTCCCCCGCGCCCTGGGCCGCGAGCGCGAACAGGGCCGGCAGCCGGAGCACCGGCAGCACCGAGCCGTCCGGCCGCGGGGCTCCCCCGAGCACCAGTGGGGCCTCGGTGAACGCGGGTCCGAGCGGCCTGATGAACAGGCGCTCCTCGCCCGGCACGTCGTCCACCAGCAGCACCAGCCGCTGCCTTCCCTGGCGCACCACCACGCCCGTGCGCCGGGGCGTGCCCTCGTCCCCCCCCAGGCCCAACAGCGCGGACAGGGCCACCAGGGACACCGGCTCGCCCCCCACCCGCACCGTGGCATGGCCCTCCAGGCTCCCCACGTCGCTGGCGCCCACCCGCAGGACGCGCTCCACGTGCTGCAGCAACACGCCGAAGCAGTCCTCGCCCACGCGCACCACCAGCCCCCGGTGCGTGGAGGTGGACACCGGCACCTCCAGCAGGAAGGCCGTCCCCTGACCCGGCGTGTGCTCCAGGCGCAGCGAGCCCTCCAGCTCGCGCAGGGTGCTCATCACCACGTCCAGCCCCACGCCCCGTCCGGACAGCGCGTCCACCTCGTCGCGCGTGGAGAAGCCCGGCAGACTCAGCAGCGCGAGCAGCCCCTCGGCGTCGAGCGACTCCGCATCCCCGCTCCATCCCGTCGCGCGCGCGCGCCGCACCACGCGCTCCACGTCCACCCCCGCCCCATCGTCCGCCACGCGCACGAAGGCCCGCGCCCCCTCGCAGTACGCCTCCAGCGTGAGGGTGCCCACCTCCGGCTTGCCCGCCGCGCGCCGCCGCTCGGGCGTCTCCACCCCGTGCACCACCGCGTTGCGCACCAGGTGCAACAACACCTCGCGCAGCCGCATCAACACCACCCGGTCCACCTCCGCCCCGCCCGCGCGCACCTCCAGCCGCACCTCCTTGCCACTCGCGCGCGCCGCCTCGCGCGCCCCCCGCGCCGACTCCTCCAGGAAGGGCTGCAAGGGCATCAACCGCAGCTCGCGAATCCCCTCCTCCAGCGCCGCGTCCACCCCCGCCTCGTGCGCCAGCAGCGCCGGCGCCTCGCGCGCCACCGCCGAGAGCGCCTGCCACGCCCCCCTCATCGCCGGGCCACACGCGTCCCGCGCCGCCTTCAGTCCCGCCCACTGGGCCCTCGGCAACGTGCGCTTGCACGGCTCCAGCCGCGCCCCCAGCTCGCGCCACCGGTCCATCGCCTCGCCCAACTGGTCGCGCGCCGACACGAGCCGCCGCGCCAGCGCTTCCTGCCGCAGCCGGCCGAGCACCAACTCCCCCACCAGCGCCTGCAACGCGTCCACCCGCGCGGGCGGCACCCGCAGGAACGCCTCCACCTCGCTCGCCGACGCTCCTCCGGCGAAGGCCATGCCCGGTGCCGACGCCGCGGCGCCCGCCGCCGCGGGCACGGGCTCCAGCGCCTCGTAGACGCGCTCGAGACCCGAGAAGAGCCCCTCCAGCCCCACCCCCTCCAACGTGACGCGGCCCGC
Coding sequences within:
- a CDS encoding chemotaxis protein CheB, producing MKLLLVEDSRSVVAFLEQLLRREPDLELLPPVDNGRDAVAAVQRWKPQLVLMDLVLPGGMGGEEAIAAIMATAPCPIVVLSGQLDTRGRDRTFESLSAGAVDVLAKPMLSGPEEVQAFRERLLRTVRTMAHARVVGRGRLSRRLPVVRTPSVATPVVAPRPCSLLAIGGSTGAPPLVYELLRMLPAPAPFPVLISQHIVQGFEPGFAQWLSGTGHRAVVARGGEWLEPGSVYVSPADRDMVVRAGKLRTQPARGVAIPSVNVLLESVASFYGDRAVGLLLTGMGVDGAEGLLAMRQAGALTVAQDGASCVVDGMPGAARALGAAVQTLTPSAMCALVVALARMSPRS
- a CDS encoding hybrid sensor histidine kinase/response regulator; amino-acid sequence: MPPSREELELAIRMTFATEARDLLRQVERALHGLAGGDASERESRCRDMLRGLHTLKGAAAASRHEEVAHATHALEDMVHGVQAGRVTLEGVGLEGLFSGLERVYEALEPVPAAAGAAASAPGMAFAGGASASEVEAFLRVPPARVDALQALVGELVLGRLRQEALARRLVSARDQLGEAMDRWRELGARLEPCKRTLPRAQWAGLKAARDACGPAMRGAWQALSAVAREAPALLAHEAGVDAALEEGIRELRLMPLQPFLEESARGAREAARASGKEVRLEVRAGGAEVDRVVLMRLREVLLHLVRNAVVHGVETPERRRAAGKPEVGTLTLEAYCEGARAFVRVADDGAGVDVERVVRRARATGWSGDAESLDAEGLLALLSLPGFSTRDEVDALSGRGVGLDVVMSTLRELEGSLRLEHTPGQGTAFLLEVPVSTSTHRGLVVRVGEDCFGVLLQHVERVLRVGASDVGSLEGHATVRVGGEPVSLVALSALLGLGGDEGTPRRTGVVVRQGRQRLVLLVDDVPGEERLFIRPLGPAFTEAPLVLGGAPRPDGSVLPVLRLPALFALAAQGAGEGSASACLVPRAVPEPCAVLVVDDSPTLRTLLRNVLRAAGFPVVVAHDGLAAIEAWRRQEFGLVVTDLEMPRLDGMGLCRFVRRSERPRTPVLLITSQGGPEERRRARDVGVDAYVVKGEFEQASFLGLVRKLTNTGEHRVEAAVG